In Halobacterium sp. R2-5, the following are encoded in one genomic region:
- a CDS encoding FAD-dependent oxidoreductase, with protein sequence MSGRPTLPDSTDVVVVGGGIMGAAAAYFLAADSDRDVTLVERDSIGSGSTGDSSAILRHHYGDDEIYTDMAHWSHEFFRAFEDETGQPIAYAGSPLVRFGEEGTEVGDYAAAGYDVLAERDIPVSWVEPEEFPEQYPMYDGLDDYDFAVSDDSAAYSDGTDAANGFARGAAEEGATVVTGVGVESIDTEDGAVAGVETENGYVECEDVVVAAGPWTPELAADVGVDVPITPTREQVVILDPSDDYVEEFPDLTPTTSMPGGEWYLRPDFGDNVLVATHYLTEETDPDSYDDTPDEETLLELTDLVTETMPGLEDAGIQGQYCGVYSTTPDHDFVIDDAGPVGCYLACGFSGHGFKHGPAVGRIVRDLVVDGDTGLVDVDYFALDRFEENPAGHGMPADNI encoded by the coding sequence ATGAGCGGGAGACCGACACTGCCGGACAGCACGGACGTAGTGGTCGTCGGCGGCGGCATCATGGGCGCCGCGGCGGCGTACTTCCTCGCGGCGGACAGCGACCGCGACGTGACGCTCGTCGAGCGCGACAGCATCGGCTCGGGGTCGACGGGCGACTCGTCGGCGATTCTGCGCCACCACTACGGCGACGACGAGATCTACACCGACATGGCCCACTGGAGCCACGAGTTCTTCCGGGCGTTCGAGGACGAGACCGGCCAGCCCATCGCGTACGCCGGCAGCCCGCTCGTGCGCTTCGGCGAGGAGGGCACGGAGGTCGGCGACTACGCGGCCGCCGGCTACGACGTGCTCGCCGAGCGCGACATCCCCGTGTCGTGGGTCGAGCCAGAGGAGTTCCCCGAGCAGTACCCGATGTACGACGGCCTCGACGACTACGACTTCGCGGTCAGCGACGACAGCGCGGCGTACTCGGACGGCACGGACGCAGCCAACGGGTTCGCGCGTGGCGCGGCCGAGGAGGGCGCGACGGTCGTCACGGGCGTCGGCGTCGAATCCATCGACACCGAGGACGGCGCGGTCGCGGGCGTCGAGACCGAGAACGGCTACGTCGAGTGCGAGGACGTCGTCGTCGCCGCCGGCCCGTGGACGCCCGAACTCGCCGCGGACGTCGGCGTGGACGTGCCGATTACCCCGACCCGCGAGCAGGTCGTCATCCTCGACCCCTCGGACGACTACGTCGAGGAGTTCCCGGACCTGACGCCGACGACGAGCATGCCGGGCGGCGAGTGGTACCTCCGCCCGGACTTCGGGGACAACGTCCTCGTCGCCACCCACTACCTCACCGAGGAGACCGACCCCGACAGCTACGACGACACGCCCGACGAGGAGACGCTGCTGGAGCTCACGGACCTCGTCACGGAGACGATGCCCGGCCTCGAGGACGCCGGCATCCAGGGCCAGTACTGCGGCGTCTACTCCACGACGCCCGACCACGACTTCGTCATCGACGACGCCGGCCCCGTCGGCTGCTATCTCGCCTGCGGGTTCTCCGGCCACGGCTTCAAGCACGGGCCCGCGGTCGGCCGCATCGTCCGCGACCTCGTGGTCGATGGGGATACGGGCCTCGTGGACGTCGACTACTTCGCGCTCGACCGCTTCGAGGAGAACCCCGCAGGCCACGGGATGCCCGCCGACAACATCTGA
- a CDS encoding ABC transporter permease has translation MATSDDSSRSLRVDWLVQRATTVGYEALLYGTILFLLAPLVIVVIISFQESAYATWPPQGFTLDHYTGLPGQLGFLGVEEALLTSLELAIATGVVSTVLGALAAFAIVRYDFKYQTTLETVLISPLIYPWIVVGLSLLLFINRIGTALGVAIELSFWTLLVGHVMFTLPYPIRTIGASLQNYDHSLEEAAQNLGATELESYLRVTVPLIQPGLMSGFVFAFILSFNQYIISLFLSGSETTTMPLVLFSLFYNTAPATLAAIATLLMAGVLTVIFVMEYLFGISDFM, from the coding sequence ATGGCGACGTCAGACGACTCCTCGCGCTCGCTGCGCGTCGACTGGCTGGTCCAGCGGGCGACCACCGTCGGCTACGAGGCGCTGCTGTACGGGACCATCCTGTTCCTGCTCGCGCCGCTGGTCATCGTCGTCATCATCTCCTTCCAGGAGTCCGCGTACGCGACGTGGCCGCCGCAGGGGTTCACGCTCGACCACTACACCGGGCTGCCGGGCCAACTGGGTTTCCTCGGCGTCGAGGAGGCGTTGCTCACCAGCCTCGAGCTCGCGATCGCCACCGGCGTCGTCTCGACGGTGCTCGGCGCGCTCGCGGCGTTCGCCATCGTCCGGTACGACTTCAAGTACCAGACGACCCTGGAGACGGTGCTCATCTCGCCGCTCATCTACCCGTGGATCGTCGTCGGGCTGTCGCTGCTGCTGTTCATCAACCGCATCGGCACCGCCCTCGGCGTTGCCATCGAGCTGTCGTTCTGGACGCTGCTCGTCGGCCACGTGATGTTCACGCTGCCGTACCCGATTCGGACGATCGGCGCGAGCCTCCAGAACTACGACCACTCGCTGGAGGAGGCCGCGCAGAACCTCGGCGCCACCGAACTGGAGTCGTACCTCCGGGTCACGGTGCCGCTGATTCAGCCCGGCCTGATGAGCGGGTTCGTCTTCGCGTTCATTCTATCCTTCAACCAGTACATCATCTCCCTGTTCCTCTCCGGGTCGGAGACGACGACGATGCCGCTGGTGTTGTTCAGCCTGTTCTACAACACCGCGCCCGCGACGCTGGCCGCCATCGCGACGCTGCTGATGGCCGGCGTGCTCACCGTCATCTTCGTCATGGAGTACCTCTTCGGCATCAGCGACTTCATGTGA
- a CDS encoding ABC transporter permease, giving the protein MARKQSESGVNRGQSESTLGRVNEGLSGVLRKYSDTRFGKYALIGPTLLVVAVLMIFPTLILLSYSFNPYDQGAIGAGVTLAHYVRAFTSALYQETLIRTVKIALAVTIIDFALGFPLAYAAVRKGGWMGKLIVIATLAPLTIDLVVRSFGWFILLNGSGVINSTLVALGIVSQGNTPQLLFNETGIIIGLSHVMLPFMVFPIINVMHTIPKELEEAAQNLGANRFTVFARVLVPLALPGISAGVLITFVVSLASYVTPALLGGGVRVVPVVITETFTSTSNWPFASALSMILVAVALLVIVGYQRVLKQMEGVGGV; this is encoded by the coding sequence GTGGCACGCAAACAATCGGAGTCGGGCGTGAACCGCGGCCAGTCCGAGTCGACGCTCGGCCGCGTCAACGAGGGGCTCTCGGGCGTGCTCCGGAAGTACAGCGACACCCGGTTCGGGAAGTACGCGCTCATCGGCCCGACGCTACTCGTCGTCGCGGTGCTGATGATATTCCCGACGCTCATCCTGCTGAGCTACAGCTTCAACCCCTACGACCAGGGCGCGATTGGTGCGGGCGTGACGCTCGCGCACTACGTGCGGGCGTTCACGAGCGCGCTCTACCAGGAGACGCTCATCCGCACCGTGAAGATCGCGCTCGCCGTGACGATCATCGACTTCGCGCTCGGCTTCCCGCTCGCGTACGCCGCCGTGCGGAAGGGCGGCTGGATGGGCAAGCTCATCGTCATCGCGACGCTCGCGCCGCTGACCATCGACCTGGTCGTGCGCTCGTTCGGCTGGTTCATCCTGCTGAACGGGTCCGGCGTGATCAACTCCACGCTGGTCGCGCTCGGAATCGTCTCCCAGGGGAACACGCCCCAGCTGCTGTTCAACGAGACGGGCATCATCATCGGGCTCTCGCACGTGATGTTGCCGTTCATGGTGTTCCCCATCATCAACGTGATGCACACCATCCCGAAGGAACTGGAGGAGGCCGCACAGAACCTCGGCGCGAACCGCTTCACGGTGTTCGCGCGGGTGCTCGTGCCGCTCGCGCTCCCCGGTATCAGCGCGGGCGTGCTCATCACGTTCGTCGTCTCGCTGGCGTCGTACGTGACGCCGGCCCTGCTCGGCGGCGGCGTGCGGGTCGTCCCCGTCGTCATCACGGAGACGTTCACGTCCACGAGCAACTGGCCGTTCGCGAGCGCGCTGTCGATGATACTGGTCGCGGTCGCGCTGCTGGTCATCGTCGGCTACCAGCGCGTCCTCAAACAGATGGAAGGCGTGGGGGGTGTCTGA